In Planctomycetia bacterium, the following are encoded in one genomic region:
- the panB gene encoding 3-methyl-2-oxobutanoate hydroxymethyltransferase: MTAAAGRPGPPRQLTIRDLAAARHDRRPITMVTAYDWPTARLADAAGVDCVLVGDSVAMVVAGRASTIPATLEQMIYHGEIVARAVSRALVVVDLPFPLQHLGIRTAVESCARILKETGCSAVKLEGTAGQAEVIAGITAAGIPVFGHVGLRPQAVHQLGGYRMQRDIDQLMADARAAADAGACAVVLECIPAAAAATITATLAIPTIGIGAGPDCSGQVLVMHDLVGLSMDRVPKFVRRYADAGGTIAAALARWRADVEAGRFPGPDETLG; this comes from the coding sequence ATGACGGCCGCCGCCGGACGACCGGGTCCGCCCCGGCAGCTGACCATCCGCGACCTTGCGGCGGCCCGCCACGACCGCCGGCCAATCACGATGGTGACGGCCTACGACTGGCCCACCGCGCGGCTCGCCGATGCCGCCGGGGTCGATTGCGTGCTCGTCGGCGACAGCGTGGCGATGGTCGTCGCCGGCCGCGCGTCCACGATCCCGGCGACGCTCGAGCAGATGATCTATCACGGCGAGATCGTGGCCCGGGCCGTGAGCCGGGCGCTCGTCGTCGTCGATCTCCCCTTTCCACTCCAGCATCTCGGCATCCGCACCGCCGTCGAATCGTGCGCCCGGATCCTCAAGGAAACCGGCTGCAGCGCCGTAAAGCTCGAGGGCACAGCCGGCCAGGCCGAGGTGATCGCCGGGATCACGGCCGCCGGGATCCCCGTGTTCGGCCACGTCGGCCTGCGGCCGCAGGCGGTCCACCAGCTCGGCGGCTACCGGATGCAGCGCGACATCGACCAGCTGATGGCGGACGCCCGCGCCGCCGCGGATGCCGGTGCCTGCGCCGTCGTCCTCGAATGCATCCCGGCGGCGGCCGCCGCGACGATCACCGCGACGCTCGCCATCCCCACGATCGGCATCGGCGCCGGCCCCGACTGCTCCGGGCAGGTGCTCGTGATGCACGATCTCGTCGGACTGTCGATGGACCGCGTCCCGAAGTTCGTCCGCCGCTACGCGGATGCCGGCGGCACGATCGCCGCCGCCCTCGCCCGCTGGCGGGCCGACGTGGAGGCGGGCCGGTTCCCCGGACCGGACGAGACCCTCGGCTGA
- the tig gene encoding trigger factor gives MSSETTAVALPETETPKPLRLDVAIDKVSTCERRVKVTIPPEDIVRYQDEALGDLVPTALLPGFRPGRAPRRLVGSRFKSELSDQIRSKLLTDALTQVSEQEKLTPISEPELDVNAVLMPDDGPMTFEFSIEVRPEFDLPAWKGLAISRPAREISAADVDEAVMNLLRERGRFIPHDGPPVVGDLIVADVRCSAGDRLLAEAGEVEIIVRPRLSFADAELAKFDALVKEARPGTTVTATVRVSDEAALEDLRGTDVTVEFKVLEVKKFELPPLTPALLEEIGGFESEEAVRGMVRSQLEQQLEWHRRRQVRQQVASALTASAGWDLPPALLRRQAQREMERSILELRRSGFDDDAIRRFVNELRQTVMASTSRALKEHFILERIAEEEGISDAPADYDEEIRAIAVQAGESPRRVRAGLERRGLMDVLRNQIIERKTIDLVTSHATFKDTPFEFGRPDAEAIDLAVCGAIVGEEEIPAARQQEPTARPGVRG, from the coding sequence ATGTCGAGCGAAACAACCGCCGTCGCCCTGCCTGAAACCGAGACTCCGAAGCCGCTGCGGCTCGACGTCGCCATCGACAAGGTGTCCACTTGCGAGCGGCGGGTGAAGGTGACAATCCCGCCTGAGGACATCGTGCGCTACCAGGATGAGGCACTCGGCGACCTGGTGCCGACCGCCCTCCTTCCCGGATTTCGCCCCGGCCGCGCCCCGCGCCGGCTCGTCGGCAGCCGGTTCAAGTCGGAACTCTCCGACCAGATCCGCTCTAAACTCCTCACCGACGCGCTCACGCAGGTGTCCGAGCAGGAGAAGCTGACGCCGATCAGCGAACCGGAACTCGACGTCAACGCCGTCCTCATGCCCGACGACGGTCCGATGACGTTCGAGTTCTCGATCGAGGTCCGCCCCGAGTTCGACCTGCCCGCCTGGAAGGGGCTCGCGATCAGCCGTCCGGCCCGGGAGATCTCCGCCGCCGACGTCGACGAGGCGGTCATGAACCTGCTCCGCGAGCGGGGTCGGTTCATTCCGCACGACGGTCCGCCGGTCGTCGGTGACCTGATCGTGGCCGACGTCCGCTGCAGCGCCGGCGACCGGCTCCTCGCCGAGGCCGGCGAGGTGGAGATCATCGTCCGGCCCCGGCTCTCCTTCGCCGACGCCGAGCTCGCCAAGTTCGATGCCCTCGTCAAAGAGGCCCGTCCCGGCACGACCGTGACGGCGACCGTCCGCGTCTCCGACGAGGCGGCGCTGGAGGACCTGCGCGGCACGGACGTGACCGTCGAATTCAAGGTGCTGGAAGTCAAGAAGTTCGAACTGCCTCCGCTGACGCCGGCTCTGCTGGAAGAGATCGGTGGCTTCGAGTCGGAGGAGGCGGTCCGCGGGATGGTCCGCAGCCAACTGGAGCAGCAGCTGGAGTGGCATCGCCGCCGCCAGGTTCGCCAGCAGGTCGCCAGCGCCCTGACGGCCTCGGCCGGCTGGGATCTGCCGCCGGCCCTGCTGCGCCGGCAGGCCCAGCGGGAGATGGAGCGGTCGATCCTCGAGCTGCGGCGCAGCGGCTTCGACGACGACGCCATTCGCCGGTTCGTCAACGAGCTGCGGCAGACTGTCATGGCGAGCACGTCGCGGGCCTTGAAGGAGCATTTCATCCTCGAGCGGATCGCCGAGGAGGAGGGGATCAGCGACGCGCCGGCCGACTACGACGAGGAGATCCGGGCGATCGCCGTGCAGGCGGGCGAGTCGCCGCGCCGGGTCCGGGCCGGCCTGGAGCGGCGCGGCCTGATGGACGTGCTCCGCAACCAGATCATCGAGCGGAAGACGATCGACCTGGTGACGTCGCACGCCACCTTCAAGGACACCCCGTTCGAGTTCGGCAGGCCGGACGCCGAGGCCATCGACCTCGCCGTCTGCGGCGCGATCGTCGGCGAGGAGGAGATCCCCGCCGCCCGTCAGCAGGAGCCGACGGCCCGCCCTGGAGTCCGCGGCTAG
- the clpP1 gene encoding ATP-dependent Clp protease proteolytic subunit 1 yields the protein MHPRPVDPLASSAYRDYQRQRQMTLGDLLLENRIILLQGEIYDGNANELVMKLLYLQSENRRKDIHFYINSPGGSVTATMAIYDTMQILTCPVATYCVGLAASGGAVLLAGGAKGKRFALPHAKVMIHQPYGQVGGQVSDIEIQADEIIKTRAILNEILSGHTGQPIERIARDTDRDRYLTASEAKEYGLVDEVLTRPPVSADEQEEKD from the coding sequence ATGCACCCACGCCCCGTCGATCCGCTGGCCTCGTCCGCGTACCGCGATTACCAGCGGCAGCGCCAGATGACGCTCGGCGACCTGCTGCTCGAGAACCGGATCATCCTCCTCCAGGGCGAGATCTACGACGGCAACGCCAACGAACTGGTGATGAAGCTCCTCTACCTGCAGAGCGAGAACCGGCGCAAGGACATCCACTTCTACATCAACTCGCCCGGCGGTAGCGTGACGGCGACGATGGCGATCTACGACACCATGCAGATCCTCACCTGCCCGGTGGCCACCTACTGCGTCGGGCTCGCCGCCAGCGGCGGTGCCGTGCTCTTGGCGGGGGGCGCGAAGGGGAAGCGGTTCGCCCTGCCGCACGCCAAGGTGATGATCCACCAGCCCTACGGCCAGGTCGGCGGCCAGGTGAGCGACATCGAGATTCAGGCCGACGAGATCATCAAGACCCGGGCGATCCTCAACGAGATCCTCTCCGGGCACACGGGACAGCCGATCGAACGGATCGCCCGCGACACCGACCGCGACCGCTACCTGACGGCCAGCGAGGCGAAGGAGTACGGCCTCGTGGACGAGGTCCTGACGCGGCCCCCCGTGTCCGCAGACGAGCAGGAAGAGAAGGACTGA
- the clpP2 gene encoding ATP-dependent Clp protease proteolytic subunit 2, whose amino-acid sequence MPLIPYVIEKNGREERAMDIYSRLLKDRIVFLGSQVNDEVANVIVAQMLFLQSDDPKSDIHLYINSPGGSVTAGLAIYDTMQFVTCDVATYCIGQCASMGAVLLTAGAKGKRRALPNARIMIHQPLAGMEGTAEEIMIHAKEFKNVKQKLNAILLRHTGHPLEKIEQDTDRDRFMSAQEALDYRLIDEVIERMPITGA is encoded by the coding sequence ATGCCCCTGATTCCCTACGTCATCGAGAAGAACGGCCGCGAAGAGCGGGCGATGGACATCTACAGCCGCCTGCTCAAGGACCGGATCGTGTTCCTCGGCAGCCAGGTCAACGACGAGGTCGCCAACGTGATCGTCGCCCAGATGCTGTTCCTGCAGTCGGACGATCCGAAGTCGGACATCCACCTGTACATCAACTCCCCCGGCGGCAGCGTCACGGCCGGGCTGGCGATCTACGACACCATGCAGTTCGTGACCTGCGACGTGGCCACCTACTGCATTGGCCAGTGCGCCTCGATGGGAGCCGTGCTCCTCACCGCCGGCGCCAAGGGGAAGCGGCGCGCCCTGCCGAACGCCCGGATCATGATCCACCAGCCGCTCGCCGGCATGGAGGGGACGGCCGAGGAGATCATGATCCACGCCAAGGAATTCAAGAACGTCAAGCAGAAGCTCAACGCGATCCTCCTCCGGCACACGGGCCATCCGTTGGAGAAGATCGAGCAGGACACGGATCGAGACCGGTTCATGTCGGCGCAGGAGGCGCTCGACTATCGGCTGATCGACGAAGTGATCGAACGGATGCCGATCACGGGAGCGTGA
- a CDS encoding glyceraldehyde-3-phosphate dehydrogenase, translated as MPIRVGINGFGRIGRLTYRAIYEKYGLNGDVQVVALNDLTDAKTNAHLLEFDSNYGPFKGKVGHEGNDLFVDGHKIQVFAEKDPGAIPWGSQDVQIVVESTGFFTDATKAAAHRRDSVKKVVISAPAKNEDLTLVLGVNNEMYDPKKHHVISNASCTTNGLAPVAKVLHETWGIDRGLLTTVHAYTNSQKTVDTAAKDLRDARAAALNIVPSSTGAAKAVGLVIPALQGKFTGMAFRVPTPTVSVVDFTALLTKDASPADINAAMKKAAEGPLKGILRYTEKELVSTDLKGDPHSSIFSAVDTIGLGNFVKVVSWYDNEWGYSNRVADLLNFLEDRGL; from the coding sequence GTGCCCATTCGCGTCGGCATCAACGGTTTCGGCCGCATCGGTCGCCTCACCTACCGGGCGATCTACGAGAAGTACGGCCTCAACGGCGACGTCCAGGTCGTCGCCCTCAACGATCTCACCGACGCCAAGACCAATGCCCACCTGCTGGAGTTCGACTCCAACTACGGTCCCTTCAAGGGGAAGGTCGGCCACGAGGGGAACGACCTGTTCGTCGACGGCCACAAGATCCAAGTCTTCGCCGAGAAGGATCCGGGGGCGATCCCCTGGGGTTCGCAGGACGTGCAGATCGTCGTCGAGAGCACCGGCTTCTTCACCGACGCCACCAAGGCGGCCGCCCACCGGCGTGACAGCGTGAAGAAGGTGGTGATCTCGGCCCCCGCCAAGAACGAGGACCTGACGCTCGTGCTCGGCGTGAACAACGAGATGTACGACCCGAAGAAGCACCACGTCATCTCCAACGCCTCCTGCACGACCAACGGCCTGGCCCCGGTCGCCAAGGTGCTCCACGAGACGTGGGGCATCGACCGCGGCCTGTTGACCACGGTCCACGCCTACACCAACTCGCAGAAGACGGTCGACACGGCGGCCAAGGACCTGCGCGACGCCCGGGCAGCGGCCTTGAACATCGTTCCCTCGAGCACCGGCGCCGCGAAGGCGGTGGGCCTGGTGATTCCGGCCCTGCAGGGGAAGTTCACCGGCATGGCGTTCCGCGTGCCGACGCCGACGGTGAGCGTGGTCGACTTCACGGCGCTGCTCACCAAGGACGCCTCTCCGGCCGACATCAACGCGGCGATGAAGAAGGCGGCCGAGGGCCCGCTGAAGGGGATTCTCCGCTACACCGAGAAGGAGCTGGTCTCGACCGATCTCAAGGGGGATCCGCACAGTTCGATCTTCTCGGCCGTCGACACGATCGGCCTGGGGAATTTCGTCAAGGTGGTGAGCTGGTACGACAACGAGTGGGGCTACTCCAACCGTGTCGCCGACCTGCTCAACTTCCTCGAAGACCGCGGGCTCTGA
- a CDS encoding ABC transporter ATP-binding protein — translation MPPPVIELHDVRKSFALPGGETVTVLDVPRFAVAAGEQCALEGPSGSGKSTLLHVIAGILRPDAGSVLVEGRDICRLPEASRDRIRADKIGLVFQQFNLLPGFTALENVLVAMSFGSARADRGRAADLLAAVGLGHRLHHKPGALSIGQQQRVAVARALANRPRVILADEPTASVDTAHQAQVIDLLQTTCTEQGVALLVVTHSPEVAARFPRRLRLEDFNRAAEAHPA, via the coding sequence ATGCCCCCGCCCGTCATCGAACTCCACGACGTCCGCAAGTCGTTCGCCCTCCCGGGGGGCGAGACCGTCACCGTGCTCGACGTGCCCCGGTTCGCGGTCGCCGCCGGCGAGCAATGCGCCCTCGAGGGGCCGAGCGGCTCCGGCAAGTCGACGCTGCTCCATGTCATCGCCGGCATCCTCCGGCCCGACGCCGGGAGCGTGCTCGTCGAGGGCCGCGACATCTGCCGGCTGCCCGAGGCGAGCCGCGACCGGATCCGGGCCGACAAGATCGGCCTCGTGTTCCAGCAGTTCAACCTCCTCCCCGGGTTCACCGCCCTGGAGAACGTGCTCGTGGCGATGTCGTTCGGCTCGGCCCGCGCCGACCGCGGCCGGGCCGCCGACCTGCTCGCCGCCGTGGGCCTCGGCCACCGGCTCCACCACAAGCCAGGGGCGCTCTCGATCGGCCAGCAGCAGCGGGTGGCCGTGGCCCGGGCGCTCGCCAACCGACCGCGGGTGATCCTCGCCGACGAGCCCACCGCCAGCGTCGACACGGCCCACCAGGCGCAGGTCATTGACCTCCTCCAGACGACCTGCACCGAGCAGGGCGTGGCGCTGCTCGTCGTCACCCACTCCCCCGAGGTGGCAGCCCGCTTCCCGCGCCGGCTCCGGCTCGAAGACTTCAACCGGGCCGCGGAGGCCCACCCGGCATGA
- a CDS encoding peptide ABC transporter permease, translated as MSIFGIAWRSIRQRPLTSGLTALSLALGVALVVATLVSAGIVKRTFASGAGLGYNMIVGAKGSPLQLVLNSVYYVSKPIENIPWSFYQEFLPAAERPDGVAGRFAGSVATAVPICMGDYFQGYRVVGTNAAFFSRLTPGYGRTFRFSAGANFRDDDFFAGVIGASVAESLGLRVGDTFAPAHGADDGKKHDPFRVVGIVDRTGTPVDRGVFVNMEGFFLQEGHAKPATDEGPAAASPAAAPATGGNGDAPAPLPFAQREVTALLVASAAPPGLPAEVMAMGLTQTINEGRDGQAAAPVLVISELFELFVRPLELVLLLVTALVVLVSAIGILVSMVGSALERSRDVAVMRALGARRTHVLAAVLVEALLLAVGGGLAGWLLGHLIVGGIGPWITKYSGVAVSLFSAAPLQELLLVPFMIGVAVVAGLLPALAAYRTDVAKWL; from the coding sequence ATGAGTATTTTCGGCATCGCCTGGCGCAGCATCCGGCAGCGGCCCCTGACCAGCGGTCTGACGGCGCTGTCACTGGCCCTCGGCGTGGCCCTCGTCGTCGCCACGCTCGTCAGCGCGGGGATCGTCAAGCGGACCTTCGCCTCGGGCGCGGGCCTGGGCTACAACATGATCGTCGGCGCCAAGGGAAGCCCGCTGCAGCTGGTGCTCAACAGCGTCTACTACGTCAGCAAGCCGATCGAGAACATTCCCTGGAGCTTCTACCAGGAGTTTCTCCCTGCGGCCGAGCGGCCCGACGGCGTCGCCGGCCGCTTCGCCGGCAGCGTCGCCACGGCCGTGCCGATCTGCATGGGGGACTATTTTCAGGGCTACCGCGTCGTCGGGACGAACGCCGCCTTCTTCAGCCGGCTCACGCCCGGGTACGGCCGCACCTTCCGCTTTTCGGCCGGCGCGAATTTTCGCGACGACGATTTCTTCGCCGGCGTCATCGGGGCCAGCGTGGCGGAGAGCCTCGGCCTCCGGGTGGGCGACACGTTCGCCCCGGCCCACGGTGCCGACGACGGCAAGAAGCACGACCCGTTCCGCGTGGTGGGGATCGTCGATCGCACCGGCACGCCGGTCGATCGCGGCGTGTTCGTGAACATGGAGGGTTTTTTTCTCCAGGAGGGGCATGCCAAGCCGGCGACGGATGAAGGACCCGCTGCCGCGTCTCCCGCCGCGGCGCCGGCGACCGGCGGCAACGGTGATGCGCCCGCTCCCCTCCCGTTCGCCCAGCGCGAGGTGACCGCGCTCCTCGTCGCCAGCGCGGCGCCCCCCGGACTCCCCGCCGAAGTCATGGCGATGGGCCTGACGCAGACGATCAACGAGGGACGCGACGGCCAGGCCGCGGCGCCGGTGCTCGTGATCAGCGAACTCTTCGAACTCTTCGTGCGCCCCCTGGAGCTCGTGCTCCTCCTCGTGACGGCGCTCGTCGTCCTCGTCTCGGCGATCGGCATCCTCGTGAGCATGGTCGGCTCGGCGCTGGAGCGCAGCCGCGACGTGGCCGTGATGCGGGCGCTGGGCGCGCGGCGGACGCACGTCCTCGCGGCGGTGCTCGTCGAGGCCCTGCTGCTGGCCGTCGGGGGCGGGCTCGCCGGCTGGCTGCTCGGCCACCTGATCGTGGGCGGGATCGGCCCCTGGATCACGAAGTATTCCGGCGTGGCGGTGAGCCTGTTTTCCGCCGCCCCGCTCCAGGAACTGCTCCTCGTGCCGTTCATGATCGGCGTGGCGGTCGTCGCCGGCCTGCTCCCGGCGCTCGCCGCCTACCGCACCGACGTCGCCAAGTGGCTCTGA